One genomic window of Leptospira johnsonii includes the following:
- a CDS encoding response regulator transcription factor, protein MKNILVIEDDPDIGNLIRKSLDSAHYRTTIQTSGEEGLKYYKANHPDLLILDLSLPDIDGMDVCRTVRRSDENTPIFIVTARNEEIDRIMGLELGADDYITKPFSVRELKTRVDVFFRRWDKKAGIKPNIGSGGEIIRGSLKIDPVRRRVTLKDQVINISRKEFDILQLMATSPGKVFSREMILEAVWGMEWDGFERMIDSHIKRIRSKLEKNSAQPEWIETIWGIGYRFTDNYEGIVILD, encoded by the coding sequence ATGAAGAACATTCTGGTAATTGAAGATGATCCGGACATCGGGAATTTAATACGAAAGTCATTGGATTCAGCTCATTACCGGACCACAATTCAAACTTCTGGCGAAGAGGGCCTTAAATACTATAAGGCAAATCACCCTGACCTCTTAATTTTAGATCTTTCCTTGCCGGATATTGACGGAATGGATGTGTGTCGAACAGTCCGAAGATCTGACGAGAATACGCCTATTTTTATTGTTACTGCTCGAAATGAAGAAATAGATAGAATAATGGGACTCGAGTTAGGCGCAGATGACTATATCACAAAGCCTTTCTCCGTAAGAGAATTAAAGACCAGAGTAGATGTATTCTTCCGCAGATGGGACAAAAAAGCCGGAATCAAACCGAATATCGGAAGCGGCGGCGAAATCATCAGAGGGTCTCTGAAAATCGATCCAGTTCGTCGTAGGGTAACCTTGAAAGACCAGGTGATCAACATTTCCAGAAAAGAATTTGATATTTTACAGCTAATGGCGACTTCTCCCGGTAAAGTTTTCTCAAGAGAAATGATCTTAGAAGCAGTCTGGGGTATGGAATGGGATGGATTTGAAAGAATGATCGACTCCCATATTAAAAGAATTCGCTCCAAGTTAGAGAAGAATTCAGCTCAACCGGAATGGATCGAAACAATCTGGGGGATCGGCTATAGGTTTACCGACAACTATGAAGGAATCGTAATTTTAGATT